A single region of the Aeromicrobium chenweiae genome encodes:
- a CDS encoding DUF222 domain-containing protein, which produces MFIDQLSSLSDDAAALEPWALTDPELREVAVAAQRARTSLDALASRLVGAAEARGLPKEDGAASSSAWLAELTGVAKAEAARLVGLARVTSSNTEATRAAWAAGSIPTDKAGVIMRAIDALPDWCGDEERGDAEAHLIALAGQYNLDDLKRLANRVIEVIDPDGADEVLGKQLEEQEKRAWNATRLMMRGRGDGTTRGSFVIPDHFADTLRAAVEGIAAPRRNAENAARHGMTVDDLVALPHAQRLGLAFLELIEHMREDALPQAGGLAATVTINVDLDKLRSGLGTATTSSGTEVSVATAQRLACNAHLVTLYLDSDSRVVDLGMSKRLYDRYQRLALAARDGGCDWAGCDRPPAWCEAHHLTFWSEDGPTDLANAALFCHFHHHLLHEGSGPPRWRPTAWSRWSRRRESTPTRCRGGTRGSFGNDLAQRRAVAAAGPARARWSAAERCLLARTTGGAVDDDRADERPECAEQLVAQGVLVRSVELGAPADERVRAWGRDAMATHWHTVVLHSRNRAADGSTAFRRGVGQATREA; this is translated from the coding sequence ATGTTCATCGATCAGCTGTCCAGTCTCAGCGACGATGCTGCTGCCCTCGAGCCGTGGGCGCTGACCGACCCCGAGCTGCGCGAGGTGGCGGTGGCCGCCCAACGCGCACGGACGAGCCTGGACGCCCTGGCCTCACGTCTGGTCGGAGCGGCGGAGGCGCGGGGGCTGCCCAAGGAGGACGGCGCAGCCTCGAGCTCGGCCTGGTTGGCCGAGCTGACGGGTGTCGCCAAGGCGGAGGCCGCCCGGCTCGTGGGGCTGGCACGGGTGACGTCCAGCAACACCGAGGCCACGCGCGCCGCCTGGGCTGCGGGATCGATACCGACCGACAAGGCCGGTGTCATCATGCGTGCGATCGATGCCCTGCCGGACTGGTGTGGTGACGAGGAGCGCGGCGACGCCGAGGCACACCTGATCGCGCTGGCCGGCCAGTACAACCTGGACGACCTCAAGCGCCTGGCGAACCGGGTCATCGAGGTGATCGACCCCGACGGCGCGGACGAGGTGCTCGGCAAGCAGCTCGAGGAGCAGGAGAAGCGGGCGTGGAATGCGACTCGTCTGATGATGCGCGGTCGCGGCGACGGCACAACCCGCGGGAGCTTCGTGATTCCCGATCACTTCGCCGACACCCTCCGTGCCGCGGTCGAGGGGATCGCGGCACCACGCAGGAACGCCGAGAACGCCGCACGGCACGGCATGACCGTCGACGACCTGGTGGCGTTGCCCCATGCACAGCGACTCGGCCTGGCGTTCCTCGAGCTGATCGAGCACATGCGCGAGGACGCGCTGCCCCAGGCCGGGGGCCTGGCCGCGACCGTCACGATCAACGTCGATCTCGACAAGCTCCGCTCGGGGCTCGGCACGGCCACGACGTCGTCAGGGACCGAGGTCTCGGTCGCCACCGCCCAGCGCCTGGCCTGCAACGCCCACCTGGTGACGCTGTACCTCGACTCGGACTCCCGGGTCGTCGATCTCGGCATGTCGAAGCGGCTCTACGACCGCTACCAGCGGCTGGCCCTGGCGGCCCGGGACGGCGGCTGTGACTGGGCCGGGTGCGACCGACCGCCCGCCTGGTGCGAGGCGCACCACCTCACGTTCTGGTCGGAGGACGGCCCGACCGATCTCGCCAATGCCGCGCTGTTCTGCCACTTCCATCACCATCTGCTGCACGAGGGGAGTGGACCGCCCAGATGGCGCCCGACGGCGTGGTCGAGGTGGTCCCGCCGACGAGAGTCGACCCCGACCAGGTGCCGAGGCGGCACGCGAGGTTCATTCGGCAACGACCTCGCGCAGCGTAGGGCTGTCGCCGCAGCAGGACCCGCCCGAGCGCGGTGGTCAGCGGCTGAGCGCTGCCTCCTCGCGCGTACGACCGGTGGTGCGGTCGACGATGATCGCGCCGACGAACGCCCCGAGTGTGCCGAGCAGCTCGTCGCTCAGGGTGTCCTCGTACGCTCCGTCGAGCTCGGTGCCCCGGCGGATGAACGTGTGAGGGCGTGGGGTCGAGATGCCATGGCGACACACTGGCACACGGTCGTCCTCCACAGCCGGAACCGGGCTGCCGATGGGTCCACAGCCTTCCGTCGCGGGGTCGGACAGGCGACTCGCGAGGCCTAG
- a CDS encoding DEAD/DEAH box helicase codes for MTTIASLTETELRRAFDPGAISRGKPYAHAGRVTVREVEDDGRVARGEVRGSGTEAYSTTVRVSEAPAGIRISASCSCPVMIDCKHAVALILAVRSSIEPAETVEDEPDVVPQAAPRPPQIIQPSWKTTLGPLAARGSGTRRVTEWALQIDLTGGGTYGLRMLSARPMRRGARGGWVKSGASWGEVQQAALAGIDSGQAAALGELRAAVQETSYAYGYGSSSNDVDLADLTPHAWAALDKVVASGVTLIGPAKSSVEILPEPVTAGLEIVQDHSGDLHVRATLDDESLSDDWDEGRASLIGQPAHGIASWDAQHPTRLRLARFDHTIADTLRMLLASRRSVNIPPQDAEEFLRDYYPRIARAVDLVSVDPRIPVPEIAPPRLSVTVTHDGLSAELRWGFAYAIDDSTARVPLGAGTEPFRDTRVERELVAQLAPPDVGLALTEVDAAGRTKVVPRVTVGGYQAAVLSQQLLPALEDLGVDVHVIGTPPEYRLSESDPVVHVTLDDGPDRRSDWYDLAVTVTIDGERVPFEQLFAALTAGETHLVLPSGTYLLIDRPELLRLRELIDEARQLTDRRSEQLRVNRYHAGLWDELVNLGTVDRQSASWQKAVGSLQQIGDLGRPEVPEGIDAQLRPYQQDGFAWLCFLADHGLGGILADDMGLGKTLQTLALMVREVERGSGPYLVVAPTSVVANWEREAHRFAPGLKVAAITHSRARRGTELAEAVEGADLVVTSYALFRIENDAYTARSWAGLVLDEAQFVKNHQGKTYQCARRLDAPFKLAITGTPLENSLMDLWSMLSIVAPGLFPDPKRFVEHYQKPIEGGDPQRLALLQRRIRPLMRRRTKEEVASDLPTKTEQVLEVALSPRHARIYQTHLQRERQKVLGLLAEDADGNRFEVLRSLTKLRQLSLDPALVDEEHDDVGSAKIDVLVEHLQEVTAEGHGALVFSQFTSFLSRVRARLDAAGITYSYLDGSTRDRQAAVDAFRAGETSVFLISLKAGGFGLNLVEADYVYVLDPWWNPASEAQAVDRAHRIGQVRPVMVYRLVSADTIEEKVMELKARKAALFDAVMDDGAALSGALSSDDIRGLLGA; via the coding sequence GTGACGACGATTGCCTCCCTCACCGAGACGGAGCTTCGTCGCGCCTTCGACCCCGGGGCGATCAGCCGGGGCAAGCCGTACGCCCACGCGGGCCGGGTCACCGTCCGCGAGGTCGAGGACGACGGTCGCGTCGCACGCGGCGAGGTCCGGGGCAGCGGCACGGAGGCGTACTCGACGACCGTGAGGGTCAGCGAGGCCCCCGCGGGCATCCGCATCTCCGCGAGCTGCTCGTGCCCGGTGATGATCGACTGCAAGCACGCGGTCGCCCTGATCCTGGCCGTGCGCAGCTCGATCGAGCCGGCCGAGACCGTCGAGGACGAGCCCGACGTCGTCCCGCAAGCGGCGCCGCGCCCGCCGCAGATCATCCAGCCGTCGTGGAAGACGACCCTGGGGCCGCTGGCGGCCCGCGGGTCCGGCACCCGCCGCGTCACCGAGTGGGCGCTGCAGATCGACCTGACCGGCGGCGGCACGTACGGCCTGCGGATGCTGTCGGCCCGGCCCATGCGCCGGGGCGCCCGTGGCGGGTGGGTCAAGTCGGGAGCGAGCTGGGGCGAGGTCCAGCAGGCAGCACTGGCCGGCATCGACTCCGGTCAGGCCGCGGCGCTCGGTGAGCTGCGCGCGGCGGTGCAGGAGACGTCCTATGCCTACGGCTACGGCAGCTCCTCGAACGACGTCGACCTCGCCGACCTGACCCCGCACGCGTGGGCGGCGCTCGACAAGGTCGTCGCGTCGGGGGTGACCCTCATCGGGCCCGCGAAGTCGTCCGTCGAGATCCTCCCCGAGCCGGTCACCGCGGGCCTGGAGATCGTGCAGGACCACTCCGGCGACCTCCACGTGCGGGCAACCCTCGACGACGAGTCGCTCTCGGACGACTGGGACGAGGGCCGCGCGAGCCTGATCGGCCAGCCGGCGCACGGCATCGCGTCCTGGGACGCCCAGCACCCCACGCGGCTGCGGCTCGCGCGGTTCGACCACACGATCGCGGACACCCTGCGCATGCTGCTGGCCAGCCGTCGGTCGGTGAACATCCCGCCGCAGGACGCCGAGGAGTTCCTGCGCGACTACTACCCGCGCATCGCCCGCGCGGTCGATCTCGTGAGTGTCGACCCACGCATCCCGGTGCCCGAGATCGCGCCGCCGCGCCTGTCCGTCACGGTCACCCACGACGGCCTCTCGGCCGAGCTGCGGTGGGGCTTCGCGTACGCGATCGACGACTCGACCGCGCGGGTTCCGCTCGGGGCGGGCACCGAGCCGTTCCGCGACACCCGGGTCGAGCGCGAGCTGGTCGCCCAGCTGGCTCCGCCCGACGTCGGCCTCGCGCTGACCGAGGTGGATGCCGCCGGACGTACGAAGGTGGTCCCGCGGGTCACGGTCGGCGGCTACCAGGCCGCGGTGCTGAGCCAGCAGCTGCTGCCCGCGCTCGAGGACCTCGGCGTCGACGTCCACGTCATCGGCACGCCACCGGAGTACCGGCTCAGCGAGTCCGATCCGGTCGTCCACGTCACCCTCGACGACGGGCCCGACCGGCGCAGCGACTGGTACGACCTGGCCGTCACGGTGACGATCGACGGGGAGAGGGTGCCGTTCGAGCAGCTGTTCGCGGCGCTCACGGCGGGGGAGACCCACCTGGTGCTGCCCAGCGGCACCTACCTGCTGATCGACCGTCCCGAGCTGTTGCGGCTGCGCGAGCTCATCGACGAGGCACGCCAGCTGACCGACCGGCGCAGCGAGCAGCTGCGGGTCAACCGCTACCACGCCGGCCTGTGGGACGAGCTGGTCAACCTCGGCACGGTCGACCGCCAGTCCGCGTCGTGGCAGAAGGCCGTCGGCTCGTTGCAGCAGATCGGCGACCTGGGCCGTCCGGAGGTGCCCGAAGGCATCGACGCCCAGCTGCGCCCCTACCAGCAGGACGGCTTCGCCTGGCTGTGCTTCCTCGCCGATCACGGTCTCGGCGGCATCCTGGCCGACGACATGGGCCTGGGCAAGACGCTCCAGACGCTCGCGCTGATGGTCCGCGAGGTCGAGCGCGGCTCCGGCCCCTATCTCGTCGTCGCGCCGACCAGCGTGGTTGCCAACTGGGAGCGGGAGGCGCACCGGTTCGCCCCCGGGCTGAAGGTCGCGGCCATCACCCACTCCCGGGCACGCCGCGGCACCGAGCTGGCCGAGGCGGTCGAGGGCGCCGACCTGGTCGTGACCTCGTACGCCCTGTTCCGCATCGAGAACGACGCCTACACGGCCCGGTCGTGGGCCGGGCTGGTGCTGGACGAGGCGCAGTTCGTCAAGAACCACCAGGGCAAGACCTACCAGTGCGCCCGCCGCCTCGACGCGCCGTTCAAGCTGGCCATCACCGGCACGCCGCTCGAGAATTCCCTGATGGATCTTTGGTCGATGCTCTCGATCGTCGCGCCGGGGCTCTTCCCTGACCCGAAGCGGTTCGTCGAGCACTACCAGAAGCCGATCGAGGGCGGCGATCCTCAGCGCCTCGCCCTGCTGCAGCGACGCATCCGCCCGCTCATGCGCCGGCGCACCAAGGAGGAGGTCGCGTCCGACCTGCCGACCAAGACCGAGCAGGTCCTGGAGGTCGCCCTCAGTCCTCGGCACGCCCGGATCTACCAGACGCACCTGCAGCGTGAGCGGCAGAAGGTCCTGGGCCTGCTCGCCGAGGACGCCGACGGCAACCGGTTCGAAGTGCTGCGGTCACTGACCAAGCTGCGCCAGCTGAGCCTCGACCCGGCACTGGTCGACGAGGAGCACGACGACGTGGGATCGGCCAAGATCGACGTCCTCGTGGAGCACCTGCAGGAGGTGACCGCCGAGGGCCACGGTGCGCTCGTGTTCAGCCAGTTCACGAGCTTCCTGTCCCGTGTCCGCGCCCGGCTCGACGCCGCCGGCATCACCTACTCGTACCTCGACGGCAGCACCCGCGACCGGCAGGCGGCGGTCGATGCGTTCCGGGCGGGGGAGACGTCGGTCTTCCTCATCAGCCTCAAGGCCGGTGGCTTCGGCCTCAACCTGGTCGAGGCGGACTACGTGTACGTCCTCGACCCGTGGTGGAACCCGGCCTCCGAGGCCCAGGCGGTCGACCGCGCCCACCGCATCGGGCAGGTGCGTCCGGTGATGGTCTACCGCCTGGTGTCGGCCGACACGATCGAGGAGAAGGTGATGGAGCTCAAGGCGCGCAAGGCTGCGCTCTTCGACGCCGTGATGGACGACGGCGCCGCGCTGTCCGGGGCGCTCAGCAGCGACGACATCCGCGGCCTGCTCGGTGCGTGA
- a CDS encoding FhaA domain-containing protein — protein sequence MGTLSALTVNLLIVVIFVAVVYVALRVAQSIFGTSSKKAAATEVAAKLVSYPTGSSAVLRRRFVRALTAQHVVMPSGERLAFGDLTVRVAPEDLERLDPDGDLDRLGEDGARLYAAHAERSGWAVPRQVHVTVEVDPGLRSGWIPPARGSGRAEPAQREPKPAVGWDAVPAATPVAHQPVAHQPVAQEPALRPAKVQPAFDPDATVNYPALVRDLDDAAPTMNVSSGLRLQRDGRTYTIQRAGAVLGRLPESPITFAEPEVSYRHLAIRLQGVQWQVKDLGSTNGTTIDGRRIDGDDWTTLEEGSVIGLAGVRVTASIDSAGTVHLQGVSRR from the coding sequence ATGGGCACTCTCTCCGCATTGACCGTCAACCTGTTGATCGTCGTCATCTTCGTCGCCGTCGTGTACGTCGCGTTGCGGGTCGCGCAGAGCATCTTCGGGACGAGCTCGAAGAAGGCCGCCGCCACCGAGGTCGCCGCCAAGCTCGTGTCGTACCCGACCGGGTCGTCCGCGGTGCTGCGCCGCCGATTCGTCCGCGCCCTGACCGCGCAGCACGTCGTCATGCCGAGCGGTGAGCGGCTGGCGTTCGGCGACCTGACCGTGCGCGTGGCCCCCGAGGACCTTGAGCGCCTTGACCCCGACGGTGACCTCGATCGTCTCGGCGAGGACGGCGCCCGGCTGTACGCCGCCCATGCCGAGCGCTCCGGATGGGCCGTGCCCCGCCAGGTGCACGTCACCGTCGAGGTCGACCCCGGCCTGCGCTCGGGCTGGATCCCGCCGGCGCGCGGCAGCGGTCGGGCCGAGCCCGCCCAGCGCGAGCCGAAGCCGGCCGTCGGCTGGGACGCCGTCCCGGCCGCGACCCCTGTCGCCCACCAGCCCGTCGCCCACCAGCCAGTCGCCCAGGAGCCCGCGCTCCGTCCGGCCAAGGTCCAGCCGGCCTTCGACCCGGACGCGACGGTGAACTACCCGGCGCTGGTCCGTGACCTCGACGACGCGGCACCGACCATGAACGTCTCCAGCGGGCTGCGGCTGCAGCGCGACGGTCGGACGTACACGATCCAGCGCGCCGGCGCCGTCCTGGGCCGGCTGCCCGAGAGCCCCATCACCTTCGCCGAGCCCGAGGTGTCCTACCGCCACCTCGCCATCCGCCTGCAGGGCGTCCAGTGGCAGGTCAAGGATCTCGGCAGCACGAACGGCACGACGATCGACGGCCGGCGCATCGACGGGGACGACTGGACGACGCTCGAGGAGGGCTCAGTGATCGGTCTGGCGGGCGTGCGCGTCACCGCGTCCATCGACTCCGCGGGCACCGTGCACCTGCAGGGCGTGTCGCGGCGCTAG
- a CDS encoding SDR family NAD(P)-dependent oxidoreductase, which produces MTITFITGANKGLGHETARRLIEQGHTVLVGARNEEVGRAAADAVGARFVQIDVTDEESVTRAAADVAEHEGVLDVLINNAGITEPMGDPSGLTGDVALAVLDVNVAGAVRTTRAFLPLLQKSADPVIVNVSSGMGSLETTHDPSRPESQAIVPAYTASKAALTMLTTQYAKAFPDIRINAADPGYTATDLNGHSGPQSITEGTDSIVRLATEGPGHASGRFVEREGETTWG; this is translated from the coding sequence ATGACCATCACCTTCATCACCGGAGCCAACAAGGGCCTCGGCCACGAGACCGCCCGCCGCCTCATCGAGCAGGGACACACCGTCCTCGTCGGAGCACGCAACGAAGAAGTCGGACGTGCCGCGGCCGACGCCGTCGGCGCCCGGTTCGTCCAGATCGACGTCACCGACGAGGAGTCCGTGACACGCGCGGCAGCCGACGTCGCCGAGCACGAGGGCGTCCTCGACGTGCTCATCAACAACGCCGGCATCACCGAGCCCATGGGAGATCCGAGCGGCCTGACCGGCGACGTCGCCCTGGCCGTCCTCGACGTCAACGTCGCGGGAGCCGTCCGGACGACCCGGGCGTTCCTGCCGCTGCTGCAGAAGTCGGCAGATCCCGTCATCGTCAACGTCAGCAGCGGGATGGGATCCCTTGAGACCACGCACGACCCGTCCCGACCCGAGTCCCAAGCAATCGTGCCGGCCTACACCGCGTCCAAGGCGGCGCTGACCATGCTGACGACCCAGTACGCCAAGGCGTTCCCGGACATCCGGATCAACGCCGCCGATCCCGGCTACACCGCCACCGACCTCAACGGCCACAGCGGTCCGCAGAGCATCACCGAGGGCACCGACTCGATCGTCCGGCTCGCGACGGAGGGCCCGGGGCACGCCTCGGGCCGCTTCGTCGAGCGTGAGGGGGAGACCACGTGGGGGTGA
- a CDS encoding serine/threonine-protein kinase: MPDPLATSEVPIPVPASPSAPRARSATGTVPVEQRFELLGRIGAGNHGVVFRARDRQLQREVAIKRFSHFVADDPRAMTRIRREVATLARVSHPHVVTVHDLVHMADGDGEITPHLVMELVEGTSLRDLLAAQGPSLRSVTVVRGVLEGLAACHHAGILHLDIKPANVLVTPDGAIKIVDFGIARAASDATATVAGTPHYMAPEQFDGRSDERSDIYSVGCLLYECLTGKQPFEGTMAGQLMAHRNHPRPDPRSLAPEVSRSLAGVVQRAMAIDPDHRYQSVEQMLTALGAADLSPQPLSVVPETGPATGLVGAPASVPSPESARGSGRLVTRWSKLESYAVGLVLSAFIVALVPGLVWTTTAFVSQEHKPSAWRDVSGTPWWMLAVAVAAVYLLLRRRTFFASLGGPPVGQPRSESLVDAPMRAGLRQAAGAALRGSIPMLFPWYVLAVATLVDGAGGAWPQDVFSNGWGLGWVLMPAAAAALALRGISRLRPRFGALFMAAVYLAGAVLAIVLFVAYPQAV; encoded by the coding sequence ATGCCAGATCCTCTCGCCACGTCAGAAGTGCCGATCCCGGTCCCCGCGTCACCGTCGGCCCCTCGCGCTCGGAGCGCCACGGGCACCGTCCCGGTCGAGCAGCGGTTCGAGCTCCTGGGACGCATCGGCGCCGGCAACCACGGCGTCGTCTTCCGGGCCCGCGACCGGCAGCTGCAACGCGAGGTCGCGATCAAGCGCTTCTCCCACTTCGTCGCGGACGACCCGCGCGCGATGACCCGCATCCGTCGTGAGGTCGCGACCTTGGCGCGCGTCTCTCACCCGCACGTGGTGACCGTGCACGACCTGGTCCACATGGCCGACGGCGACGGCGAGATCACGCCGCACCTCGTGATGGAGCTCGTCGAGGGCACGTCCCTGCGCGACCTCCTCGCGGCGCAGGGCCCGAGCCTGCGTTCGGTCACCGTCGTCCGCGGCGTGCTCGAGGGGCTCGCGGCCTGCCACCACGCCGGCATCCTGCACCTGGACATCAAGCCCGCGAACGTCCTCGTGACGCCGGACGGCGCGATCAAGATCGTCGACTTCGGCATCGCGCGGGCCGCCTCCGACGCGACGGCGACCGTCGCGGGCACTCCGCACTACATGGCGCCCGAGCAGTTCGACGGACGGTCGGACGAGCGCAGCGACATCTACTCCGTGGGCTGCCTGCTGTACGAGTGCCTGACGGGCAAGCAGCCGTTCGAGGGCACGATGGCCGGCCAGCTGATGGCCCACCGCAACCACCCGCGGCCCGATCCGCGCTCGTTGGCGCCGGAGGTGTCGCGCTCGTTGGCCGGCGTCGTCCAGCGCGCGATGGCGATCGACCCCGACCATCGCTACCAGTCCGTCGAGCAGATGCTGACCGCGCTCGGCGCGGCGGACCTGTCGCCGCAGCCGCTGTCGGTCGTCCCCGAGACCGGACCCGCAACCGGGCTCGTGGGCGCTCCCGCGAGCGTCCCCTCGCCGGAGTCGGCGAGGGGGTCGGGCCGGCTCGTCACCCGGTGGAGCAAGCTCGAGTCGTACGCGGTCGGTCTCGTCCTGAGCGCGTTCATCGTCGCCCTGGTGCCCGGCCTGGTCTGGACGACCACGGCGTTCGTGTCGCAGGAGCACAAGCCGTCGGCCTGGCGCGACGTCTCCGGCACCCCGTGGTGGATGCTCGCGGTCGCCGTTGCAGCGGTGTACCTCCTGCTGCGTCGCCGCACGTTCTTCGCCTCGCTGGGTGGTCCGCCCGTCGGGCAGCCGCGGTCGGAGAGCCTCGTGGACGCTCCCATGCGCGCCGGGCTCCGGCAGGCGGCCGGCGCCGCCCTGCGCGGATCGATCCCGATGCTGTTCCCCTGGTACGTCCTCGCGGTCGCCACCCTTGTCGACGGCGCAGGCGGCGCCTGGCCGCAGGATGTCTTCAGCAACGGGTGGGGGCTGGGCTGGGTGCTGATGCCCGCCGCCGCTGCCGCCCTGGCGCTGCGCGGGATCTCGCGGCTGCGACCGCGGTTCGGCGCGCTGTTCATGGCGGCGGTGTACCTCGCCGGCGCCGTGCTGGCGATCGTCCTCTTCGTGGCGTACCCGCAGGCCGTCTGA
- a CDS encoding NADP-dependent oxidoreductase yields MKAATFGAYGEELTLTEVDDPKVGPDWVLVDVKASSVNPVDWKIAAGGLDGALDTFFPVTPGWDVSGVVEAVGPAVTTLAPGDEVFGYVRKDAVHGGTYAEKVACPFRTVTEKPANASFAEAAAIPLAGLTAFQCLVHVLDVGADDIVLIHGASGGVGSFAVQIATSLGARVIGTASEANHDYLRDLGAEPLLYGEGLVDRVRELVPDGVTAVVDLHGGDLDVSPDLLAESSPGRIASIIDPGVKEMGGHYVFVNPDVDDLDELATLFDDGSLKVNIAATFELKDAQKAWDLSQEGHTRGKIVITV; encoded by the coding sequence GTGAAGGCAGCGACCTTCGGCGCGTACGGCGAGGAGCTGACGCTCACCGAGGTCGACGACCCCAAGGTCGGCCCCGACTGGGTCCTGGTCGACGTGAAGGCGTCCTCGGTGAACCCGGTCGACTGGAAGATCGCCGCCGGCGGGCTCGACGGCGCCCTCGACACGTTCTTCCCGGTCACGCCGGGCTGGGACGTGTCCGGCGTCGTCGAGGCCGTCGGGCCCGCTGTCACGACCCTGGCTCCCGGCGACGAGGTCTTTGGGTACGTCCGCAAGGACGCCGTGCACGGCGGCACGTACGCCGAGAAGGTCGCGTGTCCGTTCCGCACGGTGACCGAGAAGCCCGCGAACGCGAGCTTCGCCGAGGCGGCGGCGATCCCGTTGGCCGGACTCACCGCGTTCCAGTGCCTCGTCCACGTCCTTGACGTCGGGGCCGACGACATCGTGCTCATCCACGGCGCTTCCGGCGGGGTGGGCTCGTTCGCGGTGCAGATCGCCACGTCGCTCGGTGCGCGCGTGATCGGCACGGCATCGGAGGCCAACCACGACTACCTGCGCGATCTCGGCGCGGAGCCGCTCCTCTACGGCGAGGGGCTCGTCGACCGGGTGCGCGAGCTCGTGCCCGACGGCGTCACCGCCGTGGTCGACCTCCACGGTGGAGACCTCGACGTCAGCCCGGACCTCCTGGCCGAGTCGTCACCCGGCCGGATCGCCTCGATCATCGACCCCGGTGTCAAGGAGATGGGTGGCCACTACGTGTTCGTCAACCCGGACGTCGACGACCTCGACGAGCTCGCCACCTTGTTCGACGACGGCTCGCTGAAGGTCAACATCGCGGCGACGTTCGAGCTGAAGGATGCCCAGAAGGCCTGGGACCTCAGCCAGGAGGGTCACACCCGCGGCAAGATCGTCATCACGGTGTAG
- a CDS encoding ADP-ribosylglycohydrolase family protein produces MMTHSDNRAAGVLLGQACGDALGVPYEFGPALPESTVPEMIGGGPFGFDPGEYSDDTAMAVCIAEVAATGADLTSDEALDNIAERFLEWGATAKDVGNQTRAIFAATTRRDGPRGRAMRAASAEHAAAHPGRVGNGALMRTSAVALTRLDDRDATAAAARAVASLTHADPLGLESCVLWTEAIRVAVTTGELDLLGGLDLLDAGSRDRWRAWIREATDVDPRTYPSNGFTVYALQAAWAAITWTRTPELDAEAGTFPAQHFSLALMNAVRTGDDTDTVAAIAGGLLGGHWGWSAIPAHWSRRVHGYGGHRARGLVTLALRTADRGTSGDQDWPLGPSMTSSSYLHAPEHLAVHPHDDGVMLGTYRSPARDHDAVVSLCRVGTADFPGVADRVEVRLIDSDVPEDNPHLDFVLADAAAVIKELRDEGKTVFVHCVAAHQRTPSVGVAYARLLGVPPDQAQADVRRVLPGLRGHGRLWEHAARVREAERD; encoded by the coding sequence ATGATGACCCATTCGGACAACCGGGCAGCGGGGGTGCTGCTCGGACAGGCATGCGGTGACGCACTCGGCGTCCCGTACGAGTTCGGGCCGGCGCTTCCGGAGTCTACGGTGCCGGAGATGATCGGTGGCGGCCCGTTCGGCTTCGACCCCGGCGAGTACAGCGACGACACCGCCATGGCGGTGTGCATCGCCGAGGTGGCGGCGACGGGCGCCGACCTGACGTCCGACGAGGCACTGGACAACATCGCCGAGCGGTTCCTCGAGTGGGGGGCGACCGCCAAGGACGTCGGCAACCAGACCCGGGCGATCTTCGCCGCCACGACTCGTCGGGACGGCCCGCGCGGCCGGGCGATGCGCGCCGCGTCCGCGGAGCACGCAGCTGCCCATCCCGGGCGCGTCGGCAACGGTGCCCTCATGCGGACGTCCGCGGTGGCCCTCACCCGCCTGGACGACCGGGACGCCACCGCGGCCGCCGCCCGCGCCGTGGCCTCCCTCACCCATGCCGATCCTCTGGGCCTCGAGTCGTGCGTCCTGTGGACCGAGGCCATCCGGGTGGCCGTGACCACCGGGGAGCTCGACCTGCTCGGCGGTCTCGACCTCCTCGACGCCGGCAGCCGCGACCGGTGGCGCGCCTGGATCCGGGAGGCGACCGACGTCGACCCGCGGACGTACCCGAGCAACGGCTTCACGGTGTACGCACTGCAGGCCGCGTGGGCGGCCATCACCTGGACCCGCACGCCCGAGCTGGACGCCGAGGCGGGGACGTTCCCGGCACAGCACTTCTCCCTCGCCCTGATGAACGCGGTGCGCACCGGCGACGACACCGACACGGTCGCCGCGATCGCCGGAGGCCTGCTCGGCGGCCACTGGGGCTGGTCGGCGATCCCCGCGCACTGGTCACGGCGGGTGCACGGCTACGGCGGTCACCGTGCCCGCGGCCTCGTCACGCTCGCGCTGCGGACCGCGGACCGGGGGACGTCCGGCGACCAGGACTGGCCCCTGGGCCCCTCCATGACGTCGTCGAGCTACCTCCACGCGCCGGAGCACCTCGCCGTCCACCCGCACGACGACGGCGTCATGCTCGGCACGTACCGCTCCCCCGCCCGCGACCACGACGCCGTGGTGTCGCTCTGCCGGGTCGGCACCGCCGACTTCCCCGGAGTGGCCGACCGGGTCGAGGTGCGGCTCATCGACTCCGACGTGCCGGAGGACAACCCGCACCTCGACTTCGTGCTCGCCGACGCGGCTGCCGTCATCAAGGAGCTCCGCGACGAGGGCAAGACCGTGTTCGTGCACTGCGTCGCCGCCCACCAGCGGACGCCTTCGGTGGGTGTCGCGTACGCCCGGCTGCTCGGAGTGCCGCCGGACCAGGCCCAGGCCGATGTCCGCCGCGTGCTGCCGGGGCTGCGGGGGCACGGCAGGCTGTGGGAACACGCGGCCCGGGTCCGCGAGGCGGAGCGCGACTGA